One Danio aesculapii chromosome 22, fDanAes4.1, whole genome shotgun sequence genomic window carries:
- the LOC130216575 gene encoding uncharacterized protein LOC130216575 — protein MRLIRAGQEEALHLRTTKTNALAGDKPNSFPQNQTTDMSLSDSVELPMSHLSVFGESISVTEADSATLHTGVTEIQDNDDIVWKLGADNSVIAEISRDKQTDNIYRDRLKLDDQTGSLTITNTTTEDAGDYKLEINGVKLTIIIFRVSVYARLPVPVLIFNSSQCSSSSSSSVQYCSVLCSVVNVSAVSLSWYKGNSVLSSINVSDLSISLSLPLEVEYQDKNTYSCVINNTISNQTTYLDINTLSQLYEESVLCCGPTEAVTRLVVSALVGVAMVAFLVYDIRSTRGDKQQTSEML, from the exons ATGCGGTTAATAAGAGCAGGACAGGAAGAAGCCCTTCACCTAAGGACTACAAAAACAAATGCTCTGGCTGGTGACAAACCAAACTCATTTCCACAGAATCAGACCACAGACATGTCTCTGTCTGACTCAGTCGAGCTGCCAATGTCACACCTCA gtgtgtttggtgaaTCCATTTCGGTGACGGAGGCAGATTCAGCCACTTTACACACCGGTGTTACTGAAATACAGGACAATGACGACATAGTGTGGAAACTTGGAGCTGATAACTCTGTGATAGCTGAAATCAGCAGAGACAAACAAACCGATAACATATACAGAGACAGACTGAAGCTGGATGATCAGACTGGATCCCTGACCATCACAAACACCACAACTGAAGATGCTGGAGATTATAAACTAGAGATAAATGGAGTGAAACTGACCATAATAATATTTAGGGTTTCTGTCTATG cTCGTCTGCCTGTTCCAGTCCTCATTTTCAACTCTTCTCAATGTtcttcctcctcatcttcatcagTGCAGTATTGTTCAGTGCTGTGTTCAGTGGTGAATGTGAGcgctgtgagtctctcctggtatAAAGGAAACAGTGTATTGTCCAGCATCAAtgtgtctgatctcagcatcagtctctctctacctctggagGTGGAATATCAGGATAAAAACACCTACAGCTGTGTGATCAACAACACCATCAGCAACCAGACCACATATCTGGACATCAACACACTCAGTCAGTTGTATGAAG AGTCTGTCCTCTGCTGTGGTCCTACTGAAGCTGTGACCCGATTGGTCGTCTCTGCTCTGGTGGGCGTGGCTATGGTGGCTTTTCTGGTTTATGACATCAGATCCACCAGAGGAGACAAACAACAGACATCAGAAATGTTGTGA
- the LOC130216576 gene encoding uncharacterized protein LOC130216576, translated as MIYSEICDGLLTSGGVFADSGVVKSVMKGDSVTLESGVAELQPKDAVKWSFGNEKTNSIARINKEAKIFSTSDGDAVGFRDRLKLDHQTGSLTIMNTRTTDSGVYQITISGETTHTCTFNVTIYTYLPVPVITSNSSSSSSVQNCSVLCSVVNVNAVSLSWYKGNSLLSSISVSNVNNSLSLDLKCLDDSYSCVVNISNTKQTTHLTNTELCQPCPATTINSSQRPLLTTISSKSEHLNITELCQTQAVHASGCDSAEAVLRLVVTIVMGVAAAAAVVLLVNDIRYTRASMTKTGDLS; from the exons ATGATTTATAGCGAGATCTGTGATGGTTTGCTGACCTCTGGTG gtgtgtttgctgATTCAGGTGTAGTGAAGTCAGTGATGAAGGGAGATTCAGTCACTCTGGAGTCTGGTGTTGCTGAACTACAGCCAAAAGATGCGGTAAAGTGGAGTTTTGGAAATGAAAAGACAAATTCTATAGCTCGGATCAATAAAGAAGCTAAAATCTTCTCCACATCTGATGGTGATGCTGTGGgattcagagacagactgaagctggatcatcagactggatctctgaccatcatgaACACCAGAACAACAGACTCTGGAGTTTATCAAATAACCATCAGTGGCGAGACAACGCACACATGCACATTCAATGTTACTATATACA CTTATCTGCCTGTTCCTGTCATCACCAGTAAttcctcctcatcttcatcagTGCAGAATtgttcagtgttgtgttcagtggtgaatgtgaacgctgtgagtctctcctggtacaaaggaaacagtttatTGTCCAGCATTAGTGTGTCTAATGTCAACAACAGCTTGTCTCTAGATCTGAAGTGTCTGGATGATTCCTACAGTTGTGTGGTCAACATTTCAAATACCAAACAGACCACACATCTCACCAACACTGAACTCTGTCAACCATGTCCAG CCACCACTATCAATTCTTCACAACGGCCTTTACTCACTACAATATCCTCAAAAAGTGAACATCTTAACATCACTGAGCTCTGCCAGACACAAGCAG TACACGCCAGCGGTTGTGATTCTGCTGAAGCTGTGCTCCGATTGGTCGTCACTATAGTGATGGGCGTGGCTGCTGCGGCTGCTGTTGTTCTTCTGGTCAATGACATCAGATATACAAGAGCTTCAATGACGAAAACAGGAGATTTATCATAA